A single Oncorhynchus mykiss isolate Arlee chromosome 22, USDA_OmykA_1.1, whole genome shotgun sequence DNA region contains:
- the LOC110501355 gene encoding gamma-crystallin M3, translating to MMGKITFYEDRNFQGRSYETTQDCADMSSFLSRCHSCRVDSGCFMVYDRNNYMGNQYFMRRGEYPDYQRMGMGMNDCIRSCRMIPMHKGNFRMRIYERENFEGQMHEMMDDCDSIQERYRMSDCQSCNVMEGHWLMYEQPHYRGRQMYMKPGEYRSFSQMGMGGMRFMSMRRIMDNMSM from the exons ATGATGGGCAAA ATCACCTTCTACGAGGACAGGAACTTCCAGGGCCGTTCCTATGAGACCACCCAGGACTGCGCTGACATGTCCTCCTTCCTGAGCAGGTGTCACTCCTGCAGGGTTGACAGCGGTTGCTTCATGGTTTACGATCGTAACAACTACATGGGAAACCAGTACTTCATGAGGAGAGGCGAGTACCCTGACTACCAGCGCATGGGAATGGGAATGAACGACTGCATCCGGTCCTGCCGCATGATCCCCATG CACAAAGGAAACTTCAGGATGAGGATCTATGAGAGGGAGAACTTTGAAGGTCAGATGCACGAGATGATGGACGACTGTGACTCCATCCAGGAGCGTTACCGTATGTCCGACTGCCAGTCCTGCAACGTCATGGAGGGCCACTGGCTGATGTACGAGCAGCCCCACTACAGAGGCAGACAGATGTACATGAAGCCTGGAGAGTACAGGAGCTTCAGTCAGATGGGCATGGGAGGCATGAGGTTCATGAGCATGAGGCGTATCATGGATAATATGTCTATGTAA